In one window of Photobacterium leiognathi DNA:
- a CDS encoding DUF2788 domain-containing protein yields the protein MLYEYMDLIESIGLDLVFAAIFFFIGMAIKDVLKQGNVPPFGQKIVWLVLFLGCAGFIAKGIIQLSWEGTGI from the coding sequence ATGGATTTAATTGAGTCCATCGGGTTAGACCTTGTTTTTGCCGCCATTTTTTTCTTTATTGGCATGGCAATAAAAGATGTTTTAAAACAAGGTAATGTTCCACCTTTTGGACAAAAGATTGTCTGGCTTGTATTATTTCTCGGTTGTGCTGGCTTTATTGCTAAAGGAATAATTCAGCTAAGTTGGGAAGGTACGGGTATTTGA